A genomic region of Alnus glutinosa chromosome 11, dhAlnGlut1.1, whole genome shotgun sequence contains the following coding sequences:
- the LOC133881331 gene encoding UPF0481 protein At3g47200-like — protein MEESTSAEIQDEANASIGNELQNRALVIDITQMLKSSKHPFSPLSPGFCIYRVPHDIRELNEKVYTPTYISIGPFHHDDKTLEIMEKLKVKYFKIFVEKAALNVEKLVSTIRDREGDVRRCYAETSTITSDNYVKMILLDASFIIVFFLIFFMPTEWGCDDEFTILTSQLMDDMSLLENQLPFFVIEELYNLAFAFHSNYPSFTQLAFTFFRRYNTQNMSPDLNFEIKHFVDLLRTFFLPQPHRLPQRYRRESVTHLYTASQLHEAGVKFKVSSSKCLFDLKFTNGVLEIPCFQLNYSAECFFRNVMALEQIYYRWDRYVSDYIRILDFLIDTAKDVDLLVRKRILVNTNLGDSNKVATLVNNLNKNTFTLNTNSNYCRLCEDLNTFYEDPCHSWKATLRRDYFNNPWKTTATMVAIILLVLTLTQTICSIISLQ, from the coding sequence ATGGAGGAATCAACAAGTGCAGAAATTCAAGACGAAGCAAATGCTTCAATCGGAAATGAACTTCAAAACAGAGCGTTGGTAATTGACATCACACAAATGCTAAAAAGCTCTAAGCATCCCTTCTCTCCCTTGTCACCAGGATTTTGTATCTATAGGGTTCCACATGATATTCGCGAATTGAATGAAAAGGTCTACACTCCTACGTATATATCAATAGGGCCTTTTCATCATGACGATAAAACATTGGAAATTATGGAAAAGCTTAAAGTGAAATATTTCAAGATATTTGTAGAAAAGGCTGCGCTAAATGTGGAGAAATTAGTAAGCACTATAAGGGATAGGGAAGGAGATGTTCGTCGTTGTTATGCAGAGACTAGCACAATTACCAGTGATAATTATGTGAAAATGATCCTGCTGGATGCAAGCTTCATTATTGTGTTTTTCCTAATCTTCTTCATGCCTACAGAATGGGGGTGTGATGACGAGTTTACAATATTAACGTCACAGTTGATGGATGACATGTCATTgcttgaaaatcaacttcctttctttgttaTTGAAGAATTATACAATCTTGCATTTGCGTTTCACTCAAACTACCCTTCTTTCACTCAGCTTGCCTTTACATTCTTTAGGCGGTACAACACTCAAAACATGTCTCCCGATCTCAATTTTGAAATAAAGCACTTTGTTGATTTGTTAAGAACCTTTTTTCTACCCCAACCACATAGGCTACCACAAAGATACCGTCGCGAAAGTGTTACGCATTTGTACACTGCGAGCCAGTTGCACGAGGCAGGAGTGAAGTTTAAGGTGAGCTCAAGCAAATGCTTATTTGACTTAAAATTCACAAACGGAGTGCTGGAAATACCATGCTTTCAACTAAATTATTCTGCAGAGTGTTTCTTTCGAAACGTCATGGCCTTGGAGCAAATTTACTATCGTTGGGATCGTTATGTTTCCGATTATATTCGCATATTGGATTTCCTAATTGACACTGCCAAAGATGTGGATTTACTTGTGCGAAAAAGGATCCTGGTCAATACTAATTTAGGCGACAGCAATAAAGTGGCAACTTTGGTCAACAATCTCAACAAAAATACTTTTACCTTAAACACGAACTCCAATTATTGTCGTCTTTGTgaagatttgaatacattctaTGAAGATCCCTGCCATAGTTGGAAGGCTACCTTAAGACGTGATTATTTTAACAATCCTTGGAAGACTACTGCTACCATGGTTGCTATTATCCTTCTAGTGCTCACTCTCACACAGACTATATGCTCTATTATCTCATTACAATAA